A genome region from Camelina sativa cultivar DH55 chromosome 10, Cs, whole genome shotgun sequence includes the following:
- the LOC104718707 gene encoding putative glucuronosyltransferase PGSIP7 — protein sequence MLCRVEMTTLSMCLQRTMLFFSCCVVILSLLIIETAAFNDKNQLFQPLETENANAMTAVMERGLKTRPRPEHKNAYATMMYMGTPRDYEFYVAARVLIRSLKGLHVDADIVVIASLDVPLDWIHAMEEDDGAKVVRVENLENPYKKQTNVDNRFKLSLNKLYAWSLSDYGRVVMLDVDNLFLKNTDELFHCGQFCAVFINPCIFHTGLFVLQPSMEVFRDMIHELEVKRDNPDGADQGFLVSYFSDLLDQPLFRPPLDNHTNALTGHFRLPLGYQMDASYYYLKLRWNVPCGPNSVITFPGAVWLKPWYWCSWPVLPLGLSWHHQRRYTISYSAEMPWVLIQAVFYLGTILVTRLVRPSLTKLCNQRSDKNLGMIQTTFKLVALLLILSAYIIPFFIIPKTIHPLIGWSLYLTGSFALSTIPINAFLLPMLPVLTPWLGILGTLLVMAFPSYPDGIVRALSVFGCAFCCAPLLWVSFVKITSHLQVLIDKEVMFSRLDESGISLGLSKLY from the exons ATGTTGTGTAGAGTAGAGATGACAACATTAAGCATGTGTTTGCAAAGAACTATGCTGTTCTTCTCTTGTTGTGTTGTAATTCTGTCACTTTTAATCATCGAAACGGCAGCGTTTAACGATAAAAACCAGCTTTTTCAGCCGCTCGAAACAGAAAACGCAAACGCGATGACCGCGGTGATGGAGCGAGGGTTAAAGACGAGGCCGCGGCCGGAGCACAAGAACGCTTACGCGACGATGATGTACATGGGAACACCAAGAGACTATGAGTTCTACGTTGCGGCACGTGTCTTGATCAGATCGCTTAAGGGTCTTCACGTGGACGCTGATATCGTCGTCATCGCCTCCCTCGACGTCCCTCTCGACTGGATTCACGCTAT GGAAGAAGATGACGGAGCTAAAGTAGTGAGAGTAGAGAATCTTGAGAATCCATACAAGAAACAAACTAACGTCGACAACAGATTCAAGCTTAGTCTAAACAAGCTCTATGCTTGGTCTCTCTCTGATTATGGCCGTGTCGTTATGCTTGACGTCGACAATCTCTTCCTCAAGAACACGGACGAGCTCTTCCATTGCGGCCAATTCTGTGCTGTCTTCATTAACCCTTGCATCTTCCACACTGGCCTCTTCGTGTTGCAGCCGTCAATGGAGGTCTTTAGAGACATGATTCATGAGCTTGAAGTAAAGAGAGATAACCCTGATGGAGCTGACCAAGGGTTTCTTGTCAGCTACTTCTCCGATTTACTCGACCAGCCTCTTTTTCGTCCTCCTCTAGATAACCACACCAATGCTCTTACCGGACATTTTAGGCTTCCTTTGGGATATCAAATGGACGCATCTTACTACT ACCTTAAACTCAGATGGAACGTACCGTGCGGACCGAACAGTGTGATCACGTTTCCAGGAGCAGTTTGGTTGAAGCCATGGTATTGGTGTTCATGGCCTGTTCTTCCTTTAGGCCTTTCATGGCACCACCAACGCCGCTACACCATAAG TTACTCCGCAGAGATGCCTTGGGTTCTAATTCAAGCAGTGTTTTACTTAGGTACCATACTAGTCACGCGTCTAGTGCGTCCCAGCTTGACCAAGCTATGTAACCAACGTTCTGATAAGAATCTAGGCATGATCCAGACAACTTTCAAGTTGGTTGCACTGCTCTTGATCCTCTCAGCCTACATTATACCATTCTTCATCATCCCAAAAACGATACACCCGCTCATCGGTTGGTCGCTCTACTTAACCGGCTCCTTTGCTCTCTCTACCATACCCATCAACGCCTTCTTGCTTCCAATGCTCCCTGTCTTAACACCGTGGCTTGGCATTTTGGGGACGCTCCTCGTGATGGCTTTTCCCTCTTATCCTGATGGCATTGTCAGAGCATTGTCGGTTTTCGGGTGTGCCTTTTGTTGTGCACCGCTTCTGTGGGTCTCCTTTGTGAAAATCACATCGCATCTTCAGGTTTTGATTGACAAAGAGGTTATGTTTTCGCGGTTGGATGAATCCGGAATTAGCCTTGGACTCAGCAAATTGTATTGA